One Dama dama isolate Ldn47 chromosome 18, ASM3311817v1, whole genome shotgun sequence DNA window includes the following coding sequences:
- the GCK gene encoding hexokinase-4 isoform X1 — MTKLLLVPGEVRPAPLGTRDSGDRKQIYNILSTLGLRPSATDCDIVRRACESVSTRAAHMCAAGLAGVINRMRESRSEDVMRITVGVDGSVYKLHPSFKERFHTIVRRLTPSCEITFIESEEGSGRGAALISAVACKKACMLGQ; from the exons ATGACCAAATTACTGCTGGTCCCTGGCGAAGTCAGACCCGCTCCCCTCGGGACTCG CGATTCCGGTGACCGCAAGCAGATCTACAATATCCTGAGCACACTAGGGCTGCGGCCCTCGGCCACTGACTGTGACATCGTGCGCCGAGCCTGCGAGAGCGTGTCAACGCGCGCCGCGCACATGTGCGCCGCGGGACTGGCGGGCGTCATCAACCGGATGCGCGAGAGCCGCAGCGAGGACGTGATGCGCATCACCGTGGGTGTGGACGGCTCCGTGTACAAGCTGCACCCCAG CTTCAAGGAGCGGTTCCACACCATCGTGCGCAGGCTGACGCCCAGCTGTGAAATCACCTTCATTGAGTCCGAGGAGGGCAGCGGTCGGGGCGCGGCCTTGATCTCTGCGGTGGCCTGCAAGAAGGCTTGCATGCTGGGCCAGTAA
- the GCK gene encoding hexokinase-4 isoform X2: MCAAGLAGVINRMRESRSEDVMRITVGVDGSVYKLHPSFKERFHTIVRRLTPSCEITFIESEEGSGRGAALISAVACKKACMLGQ; this comes from the exons ATGTGCGCCGCGGGACTGGCGGGCGTCATCAACCGGATGCGCGAGAGCCGCAGCGAGGACGTGATGCGCATCACCGTGGGTGTGGACGGCTCCGTGTACAAGCTGCACCCCAG CTTCAAGGAGCGGTTCCACACCATCGTGCGCAGGCTGACGCCCAGCTGTGAAATCACCTTCATTGAGTCCGAGGAGGGCAGCGGTCGGGGCGCGGCCTTGATCTCTGCGGTGGCCTGCAAGAAGGCTTGCATGCTGGGCCAGTAA